The Micromonospora sp. M71_S20 genome window below encodes:
- a CDS encoding DUF3105 domain-containing protein — MSISTPGGGPERRPNVVSTGKKPAAGRPAAGAKTGSGGAKTGSGAKTGSGKPTGTRPGAGGKGRKPIAPVKVSQGRSWGPIALFVAVGVLAVAIIGYGAWATFQGAKPWEDRADAIDGIVNYREKDKDLVAGGNHKTGPITYTVLPPVAGPHNAAWQNCMGDVYPAQIANEHAVHSLEHGTVWITYRPDLPADQVTKLADKVRGKEKLMLSPFEGLDKPISLQAWGYQLKVDNADDGRIDEFIKTLKVNASVEGPTALCSQGITATGTTPRDDAQQMPQG; from the coding sequence ATGAGCATCAGCACACCGGGTGGCGGCCCCGAGCGGCGCCCGAACGTGGTCAGCACCGGCAAGAAGCCGGCAGCGGGCCGGCCGGCCGCCGGCGCCAAGACCGGGTCCGGCGGCGCGAAGACCGGCTCCGGCGCCAAGACCGGGTCCGGCAAGCCGACCGGCACCCGCCCCGGCGCGGGAGGCAAGGGCCGCAAGCCCATCGCCCCGGTGAAGGTGAGCCAGGGCCGCTCCTGGGGCCCGATCGCGCTCTTCGTCGCCGTGGGTGTGCTGGCCGTGGCGATCATCGGCTACGGCGCCTGGGCGACGTTCCAGGGCGCCAAGCCCTGGGAGGACCGGGCGGACGCGATCGACGGCATCGTCAACTACCGCGAGAAGGACAAGGACCTCGTGGCCGGCGGCAACCACAAGACGGGGCCCATCACCTACACGGTGCTGCCGCCCGTGGCCGGCCCGCACAACGCCGCCTGGCAGAACTGCATGGGCGACGTCTACCCGGCCCAGATCGCCAACGAGCACGCGGTGCACAGCCTGGAGCACGGCACGGTGTGGATCACCTACCGCCCCGACCTGCCCGCCGACCAGGTGACGAAGCTCGCCGACAAGGTGCGGGGCAAGGAGAAGCTGATGCTCAGCCCGTTCGAGGGGCTGGACAAGCCGATCTCGCTCCAGGCGTGGGGCTACCAGCTCAAGGTCGACAACGCCGACGACGGCCGGATCGACGAGTTCATCAAGACGCTGAAGGTCAACGCCTCGGTGGAGGGCCCGACCGCGCTGTGCAGCCAGGGCATCACCGCCACCGGCACCACGCCGCGTGACGACGCCCAGCAGATGCCGCAGGGCTGA
- the argS gene encoding arginine--tRNA ligase, producing the protein MTPAELAEVVLSAAHAVFTERGLDRSALPERTAVERPRSPEHGDYASTLALQLSKKVGVPPRELATALAEQLGRAPGVKSVEIAGPGFLNIRLDAAAAGQLARVIVEAGEAYGRSDRLAGQKMNLEFVSANPTGPVHIGGVRWAAVGDALSRLLRATGAEVGTEYYFNDAGSQIDRFARSLLAAAKGEPAPEDGYAGAYITEIAEAVRGVRPDVLELDDAAAQEVFRVEGVQLMFAEIKSSLRGFGVEFDTYFNEKDLHDRGELDLALDRLREQGRVFESDGATWLRTTDFGDDKDRVLRKSNGEWTYFAADCAYYLDKRERGFERVVIMLGADHHGYIGRMKAMAACFGDDPERSLEILIGQMVNLVRDGAPVRMSKRAGTVVTLEDLVDAIGVDASRYALARYSSDSPIDIDVELWTRATRDNPVYYVQYVAARTASVGRNAAEVGLTRGDAEAFRPELLGHEKENELLKALAEFPAVVATAAELRGPHRVARYLEELSGAYHRFYDECRILPRGDEETTDLHRARLWLNDATRTVIANGLRLLGVSAPERM; encoded by the coding sequence GTGACTCCCGCAGAACTCGCCGAGGTCGTCCTCTCCGCAGCCCACGCCGTCTTCACCGAGCGTGGCCTCGACCGCTCCGCCCTGCCGGAGCGGACGGCGGTCGAGCGACCCCGCAGCCCCGAGCACGGCGACTACGCCTCCACGCTGGCCCTCCAGCTCAGCAAGAAGGTGGGCGTCCCGCCGCGCGAGCTGGCCACGGCCCTCGCCGAGCAACTCGGCCGGGCCCCGGGGGTCAAGTCGGTGGAGATCGCCGGCCCGGGCTTCCTCAACATCCGGCTCGACGCGGCCGCCGCCGGGCAGCTCGCCCGGGTGATCGTCGAGGCGGGCGAGGCGTACGGGCGCAGCGACCGGCTCGCCGGGCAGAAGATGAACCTGGAGTTCGTCTCGGCGAACCCGACCGGCCCGGTGCACATCGGCGGCGTCCGCTGGGCGGCCGTCGGCGACGCGCTGAGCCGGCTCCTGCGCGCCACCGGCGCCGAGGTCGGCACGGAGTACTACTTCAACGACGCGGGCTCCCAGATCGACCGGTTCGCCCGGTCGCTGCTCGCCGCCGCGAAGGGCGAGCCCGCCCCCGAGGACGGGTACGCCGGGGCCTACATCACCGAGATCGCCGAGGCCGTCCGGGGTGTCCGCCCCGACGTGCTGGAGCTGGACGACGCCGCCGCCCAGGAGGTCTTCCGGGTCGAGGGCGTGCAGCTCATGTTCGCCGAGATCAAGTCCTCGCTGCGCGGCTTCGGGGTCGAGTTCGACACCTACTTCAACGAGAAGGACCTGCACGACCGGGGCGAGCTGGACCTGGCCCTCGATCGGCTGCGCGAGCAGGGCCGGGTGTTCGAGTCCGACGGGGCGACCTGGCTGCGCACCACCGACTTCGGCGACGACAAGGACCGGGTGCTGCGCAAGTCCAACGGCGAGTGGACCTACTTCGCCGCCGACTGCGCCTACTACCTGGACAAGCGGGAGCGCGGCTTCGAGCGGGTCGTGATCATGCTGGGCGCCGACCACCACGGCTACATCGGCCGGATGAAGGCGATGGCCGCCTGCTTCGGCGACGACCCGGAGCGCAGCCTGGAGATCCTGATCGGCCAGATGGTCAACCTGGTCCGCGACGGCGCACCGGTCCGGATGAGCAAGCGGGCCGGCACGGTGGTGACCCTGGAGGACCTGGTCGACGCCATCGGCGTGGACGCCTCCCGGTACGCGCTGGCCCGCTACTCCAGCGACTCCCCGATCGACATCGACGTCGAGCTGTGGACCCGGGCCACCCGCGACAACCCGGTCTACTACGTGCAGTACGTGGCGGCCCGGACCGCCAGCGTGGGCCGCAACGCGGCCGAGGTGGGGCTGACCCGGGGCGACGCCGAGGCGTTCCGGCCGGAGCTGCTCGGGCACGAGAAGGAGAACGAGCTGCTCAAGGCGCTCGCCGAGTTCCCCGCCGTGGTCGCCACGGCGGCGGAGCTGCGCGGCCCGCACCGGGTGGCCCGCTACCTGGAGGAGCTGTCCGGGGCCTACCACCGGTTCTACGACGAGTGCCGGATCCTGCCGCGCGGCGACGAGGAGACCACCGACCTGCACCGGGCCCGGCTCTGGCTCAACGACGCCACCCGCACCGTGATCGCCAACGGCCTGCGCCTGCTGGGCGTCTCGGCCCCGGAGAGGATGTGA
- a CDS encoding anthrone oxygenase family protein, whose product MTRDRLTWTVLIALVWTAMMSFGGVAAETVMLYPNIFGDPPASLDRAREFLVAGGPSDYFPPLGATVVLACLAAAVLTWRDRRLRWWVAGAAVVFVACEFLFSVFFFWPRNEIMFVDPVGTHSPEYLRQVAAEFVAGHRVRLVGGAVTAALAFTALLRWARATAPRT is encoded by the coding sequence ATGACCCGCGACAGGCTGACCTGGACGGTGCTCATCGCCCTGGTGTGGACGGCCATGATGTCGTTCGGCGGCGTCGCCGCCGAGACCGTGATGCTCTACCCCAACATCTTCGGCGACCCCCCGGCGTCCCTGGACCGGGCCCGCGAGTTCCTGGTGGCGGGCGGCCCGAGTGACTACTTCCCGCCGCTCGGCGCGACCGTCGTGCTCGCCTGCCTCGCGGCGGCGGTGCTCACCTGGCGCGACCGCCGGCTGCGCTGGTGGGTCGCCGGCGCGGCCGTGGTCTTCGTCGCCTGCGAGTTCCTGTTCTCGGTCTTCTTCTTCTGGCCGCGCAACGAGATCATGTTCGTCGACCCGGTCGGCACGCACTCCCCGGAGTACCTGCGTCAGGTCGCGGCCGAGTTCGTCGCCGGGCACCGGGTGCGGCTGGTGGGCGGGGCGGTGACGGCCGCGCTGGCGTTCACCGCGCTGCTGCGCTGGGCCCGCGCGACCGCCCCTCGGACCTGA
- a CDS encoding DUF305 domain-containing protein, with product MSIPTMTETSEPASPAPEERRSPARWGTAALALAVVVGLLLGYAGGMLTPRLTRPGDASPEAGFARDMLTHHAQAVEMGLVAFDKGSDPEVRSIGGDIATAQQGEIGTMHTWLRSWGLDPAGSEPSMSWMSDGAGLVRNGLMPGMATPEEMAKLHAAEGRELDVLFLQLMIKHHLGGIHMIDGILEVSDETDVVRTAQTMKNTQRNDLTNLQNALKRLGG from the coding sequence ATGAGCATCCCGACCATGACCGAGACCAGCGAGCCGGCCAGCCCGGCTCCGGAGGAGCGGCGGTCGCCGGCCCGCTGGGGCACGGCCGCGCTGGCCCTGGCCGTCGTGGTCGGGCTGCTCCTCGGGTACGCGGGCGGCATGCTGACGCCCCGGCTCACCCGGCCGGGCGACGCCTCGCCCGAGGCGGGCTTCGCCCGGGACATGCTGACCCACCACGCGCAGGCGGTGGAGATGGGTCTGGTCGCCTTCGACAAGGGCAGCGACCCGGAGGTCCGCAGCATCGGCGGCGACATCGCCACCGCCCAGCAGGGCGAGATCGGCACCATGCACACGTGGCTGCGTTCGTGGGGGCTCGACCCGGCGGGCAGCGAGCCGTCGATGTCCTGGATGTCCGACGGCGCGGGCCTGGTCAGGAACGGGTTGATGCCGGGCATGGCCACTCCCGAGGAGATGGCGAAGCTGCACGCGGCGGAGGGCCGGGAGCTGGACGTCCTCTTCCTGCAACTGATGATCAAGCACCACCTGGGCGGCATCCACATGATCGACGGGATCCTCGAGGTCAGCGACGAGACCGACGTGGTCAGGACCGCGCAGACCATGAAGAACACCCAGCGCAACGACCTCACCAATCTCCAGAACGCGCTGAAGCGGCTGGGCGGCTGA
- the lysA gene encoding diaminopimelate decarboxylase encodes MRAHEAGALHGDIGVRGPAWLRPPADVNALVPQLWPRNVTRGGDGVLAVAGLGVRDIAAEFGTPVYVLDEDDLRSRARDFRTVFDGVDVYYAGKAFLCRAVVRMIAEEGLHLDVCTGGELATALSAGMPPERIGFHGNNKSVTELSRALDAGVGRIILDSFDEIGRLTALARERGVRPRVMIRVTVGVEAHTHEFIATAHEDQKFGFSLAGGAAAEAAFRVLDEGVLELRGLHSHIGSQIFDASGFEVSARRVLGLQAQIRDARGVELPELDLGGGFGIAYTTQDDPAAPQDLAKRLRRIVEAECAAERLAVPHLSIEPGRAIVGPAVFTLYEVGTVKDVDGIRTYVSVDGGMSDNIRTALYDASYSATLASRASAAEPLLARVVGKHCESGDIVVKDEFLPADVQPGDLVAVPGTGAYCRSMASNYNHVPRPPVVAVRDGQARLIVRRETEEDLLALDVG; translated from the coding sequence ATGCGTGCTCACGAGGCCGGTGCGCTGCACGGTGACATCGGCGTCCGGGGGCCGGCGTGGCTGCGCCCGCCGGCCGACGTCAACGCCCTGGTGCCGCAGCTGTGGCCGCGCAACGTCACGCGCGGCGGCGACGGCGTGCTCGCCGTGGCCGGCCTCGGCGTCCGCGACATCGCGGCCGAGTTCGGCACCCCGGTGTACGTCCTCGACGAGGACGACCTGCGGTCGCGCGCGCGGGACTTCCGCACCGTCTTCGACGGCGTCGACGTCTACTACGCCGGCAAGGCGTTCCTCTGCCGCGCCGTGGTCCGGATGATCGCCGAGGAGGGCCTGCACCTCGACGTGTGCACCGGGGGCGAGCTGGCCACCGCGCTGTCGGCCGGGATGCCGCCCGAGCGGATCGGCTTCCACGGCAACAACAAGTCGGTGACCGAGCTGAGCCGGGCGCTGGACGCCGGGGTCGGCCGGATCATCCTCGACTCGTTCGACGAGATCGGCCGGCTCACCGCGCTGGCTCGCGAGCGGGGCGTCCGCCCCCGGGTGATGATCCGGGTCACGGTCGGCGTCGAGGCGCACACCCACGAGTTCATCGCCACCGCGCACGAGGACCAGAAGTTCGGCTTCTCCCTCGCGGGCGGGGCGGCGGCCGAGGCGGCCTTCCGGGTGCTCGACGAGGGCGTGCTGGAGCTGCGTGGCCTGCACTCGCACATCGGTTCGCAGATCTTCGACGCCAGCGGCTTCGAGGTCTCCGCCCGCCGGGTGCTCGGCCTCCAGGCGCAGATCCGCGACGCGCGCGGGGTGGAGCTGCCCGAGCTTGACCTCGGCGGCGGCTTCGGCATCGCGTACACGACCCAGGACGACCCGGCCGCCCCGCAGGACCTGGCGAAGCGGCTGCGCCGGATCGTCGAGGCCGAGTGCGCCGCCGAGCGGCTGGCGGTGCCGCACCTGTCCATCGAGCCGGGCCGGGCGATCGTCGGGCCGGCCGTGTTCACCCTCTACGAGGTCGGCACGGTCAAGGACGTCGACGGGATCCGGACGTACGTGAGCGTCGACGGCGGGATGAGCGACAACATCCGTACCGCGCTCTACGACGCCTCCTACTCCGCGACGCTGGCGTCCCGGGCGTCGGCCGCCGAGCCGCTGCTCGCCCGCGTGGTGGGAAAGCACTGTGAGTCCGGGGACATCGTGGTGAAGGATGAATTCCTGCCCGCCGACGTGCAGCCCGGAGATCTTGTCGCGGTGCCGGGCACCGGCGCCTACTGCCGGAGCATGGCCAGCAACTACAACCACGTGCCCCGCCCCCCGGTGGTCGCGGTGCGGGACGGCCAGGCGCGCCTGATCGTCCGGCGGGAGACCGAAGAGGACCTGCTGGCATTGGATGTGGGATGA
- the ligD gene encoding non-homologous end-joining DNA ligase, producing the protein MSGADETRDGVSLTNLDQPLFDGADATKRDLVDYLDAVHERILPQLRGRPLSVIRVRPGQPPFMQKNLPKYTPDWVPRTPVWAEASHREISYALCDDRRTLLWFANQRAVEYHPTLATVDDLHRPTHLVLDLDPPEGDSFALAVAAARLVRQALADAGLAGAVKTSGAKGVHVFVPVAEGATVEDMAAATRAVAARAERLDPALATTAFIREDRGGKVFVDSTRAGGATVVATYSPRLRPGVPVSFPVDWADLGDVTPADFTIRTAPALIAGRDPWAERLPAPQRLPADLVAEGHTIPVARVQAMHEGKRRARARRAAG; encoded by the coding sequence ATGAGTGGCGCTGACGAGACCCGGGACGGGGTGTCGCTGACCAACCTCGACCAGCCGTTGTTCGACGGTGCCGACGCGACCAAGCGGGACCTGGTCGACTACCTCGACGCGGTGCACGAGCGGATCCTGCCGCAGCTGCGGGGCCGGCCGCTGTCGGTGATCCGGGTCCGGCCGGGGCAGCCGCCGTTCATGCAGAAGAACCTGCCGAAGTACACCCCGGACTGGGTGCCCCGCACGCCGGTCTGGGCGGAGGCGTCGCACCGCGAGATCTCGTACGCGCTCTGCGACGACCGGCGCACCCTGCTCTGGTTCGCCAACCAGCGCGCGGTGGAGTACCACCCCACCCTGGCCACGGTCGACGACCTGCACCGCCCCACCCACCTGGTGCTGGACCTCGATCCGCCGGAGGGAGACTCCTTCGCGCTGGCGGTCGCCGCCGCACGGCTGGTCCGGCAGGCGCTCGCCGACGCGGGGCTCGCCGGTGCGGTCAAGACCAGCGGGGCCAAGGGCGTGCACGTCTTCGTGCCGGTCGCGGAGGGCGCCACGGTGGAGGACATGGCCGCCGCGACCCGGGCGGTGGCGGCCCGCGCCGAACGGCTGGACCCGGCGCTGGCCACCACGGCCTTCATCCGCGAGGACCGGGGCGGCAAGGTGTTCGTCGACTCGACCCGGGCCGGCGGGGCGACCGTGGTGGCCACCTACAGTCCGCGGCTGCGGCCGGGCGTGCCGGTCTCCTTCCCGGTCGACTGGGCCGACCTGGGCGACGTGACCCCGGCGGACTTCACCATCCGCACCGCTCCGGCGCTGATCGCCGGGCGCGACCCCTGGGCCGAGCGGCTGCCGGCGCCGCAGCGGCTCCCGGCGGACCTGGTCGCCGAGGGGCACACCATCCCGGTCGCCCGCGTGCAGGCCATGCACGAGGGCAAGCGCCGGGCCCGCGCCCGCCGCGCCGCCGGCTGA
- a CDS encoding winged helix-turn-helix domain-containing protein, which yields MGVALRDARRSVTSWCRRHTIGGDGAVAAVRRGQRQGEPGTLSREQELELIDVLRGVYPDELGLDEELWTRQSLHALIQHRFAAPMDAGAVGAYLRAWGLGPREPRERACGLCVGAVERWVRSEYPTITRAAQEHLAEVYWIGRVRLRGTMPAADVISAVSSRGRVRFMITTPSVDPPLPRDFVLRLSGEEQRTVHLIVDGSWPRNEWPRRLPRRIVLHPLPSCGRVVAA from the coding sequence GTGGGGGTTGCACTGAGAGACGCACGGCGTTCGGTCACCAGCTGGTGCCGGCGCCACACCATCGGCGGTGACGGGGCGGTGGCAGCCGTCCGTCGCGGACAGCGGCAGGGCGAGCCGGGAACGCTCAGCCGCGAACAGGAGCTCGAACTCATCGACGTCCTGCGGGGCGTCTACCCCGACGAGCTGGGCCTGGACGAGGAGCTGTGGACGCGGCAGAGCCTGCACGCCCTCATCCAGCACCGCTTCGCGGCGCCCATGGACGCCGGGGCGGTCGGGGCGTACCTGCGGGCCTGGGGGCTGGGCCCGCGCGAGCCCCGGGAGCGGGCCTGCGGTCTCTGCGTCGGCGCGGTGGAGCGCTGGGTACGCAGCGAGTACCCGACCATCACCCGGGCGGCGCAGGAGCACCTCGCCGAGGTCTACTGGATCGGCCGCGTACGCCTGCGCGGCACGATGCCGGCGGCGGACGTCATCTCCGCCGTCTCCTCCCGCGGCCGGGTGCGCTTCATGATCACCACACCGTCGGTCGACCCGCCGCTCCCCCGCGACTTCGTGCTGCGGCTCAGCGGCGAGGAGCAGCGGACCGTGCACCTGATCGTGGACGGCTCCTGGCCCCGCAACGAGTGGCCCCGGCGCCTGCCCCGCCGCATCGTGCTGCACCCGCTGCCCAGCTGCGGCCGCGTCGTCGCCGCCTGA
- a CDS encoding homoserine dehydrogenase, translating into MRLALLGCGTVGSEVVRLLHEQAADLAARIGAPLEIAGIAVRRLGRDRGDLPVDPTLFTTDALGLIKRDDVDVVVEVVGGIEPARGWLVEALRAGKSVVTANKALLAEDGAALHDAAAEGGGDLYYEASVAGAIPLLRPLRESLHGDRINRVTGIVNGTTNFILSAMDATGAGFAEALEEATELGYAEADPTADVEGFDAAAKAAILASLAFHTRVGAADVHREGITEVTAADVASAKAMGCTIKLLCIAARGADAAGRETVSVRVHPAMIPLGHPLASVGDAFNAVFVEAQAAGPLMFYGRGAGGAPTASAVLGDVVAVSRNRLAGVRSASESAYADLPVRPMGEALTRYHISLDVADRPGVLAAVAGVFARHDVSIATVRQGPAGGGAAGRGEDADLVIVTHVAPDAALAATVRELRGLDIVRSVASVLRVEGGL; encoded by the coding sequence GTGCGCCTGGCACTGCTCGGCTGCGGCACGGTCGGTAGCGAGGTGGTCCGGCTGCTGCACGAGCAGGCGGCCGACCTCGCCGCCCGGATCGGCGCCCCGCTGGAGATCGCCGGCATCGCCGTACGCCGTCTCGGCCGCGACCGGGGCGACCTGCCCGTCGACCCGACCCTGTTCACCACCGACGCGCTCGGCCTGATCAAGCGCGACGACGTGGACGTGGTCGTCGAGGTGGTCGGCGGCATCGAGCCGGCGCGGGGCTGGCTGGTGGAGGCGCTGCGGGCCGGCAAGAGCGTGGTCACGGCCAACAAGGCGCTGCTCGCCGAGGACGGCGCCGCCCTGCACGACGCGGCGGCCGAGGGCGGCGGCGACCTCTACTACGAGGCGTCCGTGGCGGGGGCGATCCCGCTGCTGCGTCCGCTGCGCGAGTCGCTGCACGGCGACCGGATCAACCGGGTCACCGGCATCGTCAACGGCACCACCAACTTCATCCTCTCCGCCATGGACGCCACCGGCGCCGGCTTCGCGGAGGCGCTGGAGGAGGCCACCGAGCTGGGCTACGCCGAGGCCGACCCCACCGCCGACGTGGAGGGCTTCGACGCGGCGGCCAAGGCGGCCATCCTCGCCTCGCTGGCGTTCCACACCCGGGTCGGCGCGGCCGACGTGCACCGGGAGGGCATCACCGAGGTCACCGCCGCCGACGTGGCCAGCGCCAAGGCGATGGGGTGCACCATCAAGCTGCTCTGCATCGCCGCCCGGGGCGCCGACGCCGCCGGCCGGGAGACGGTCAGCGTGCGGGTGCACCCGGCGATGATCCCGCTGGGCCACCCGCTGGCCAGCGTCGGCGACGCGTTCAACGCGGTCTTCGTCGAGGCCCAGGCGGCCGGGCCGCTGATGTTCTACGGTCGGGGCGCGGGCGGCGCGCCCACCGCCAGCGCGGTGCTGGGCGACGTGGTGGCGGTCTCCCGCAACCGGCTCGCCGGCGTGCGGTCGGCCAGCGAGAGCGCGTACGCCGACCTGCCGGTGCGGCCGATGGGGGAGGCGCTGACCCGCTACCACATCAGCCTCGACGTGGCCGACCGGCCGGGTGTGCTGGCGGCGGTGGCCGGGGTGTTCGCCCGGCACGACGTGTCGATCGCCACCGTGCGGCAGGGCCCGGCGGGCGGCGGCGCGGCGGGCCGCGGCGAGGACGCCGACCTGGTCATCGTCACCCACGTGGCGCCGGACGCGGCGCTCGCCGCCACCGTGCGGGAGCTGCGTGGGCTGGACATCGTCCGCTCGGTGGCGAGCGTGCTGCGGGTCGAGGGCGGGCTCTGA
- the thrC gene encoding threonine synthase, whose protein sequence is MWRGLIDAYRDRLPVTDATPVVTLHEGNTPLLPAPVLSARLGCDVYLKVEGANPTGSFKDRGMTLAVSKAVEAGNKAIICASTGNTSASAAAYAARAGLTCAVLVPQGKIALGKLAQALVHGARLLQVTGNFDDCLSLAAKLAQDYPVALVNSVNIDRLHGQKTAAFEIVEALGDAPDIHCLPVGNAGNVSAYWMGYSEEQRDGNATRAPKMYGFQAAGAAPIVTGQVVREPSTIATAIRIGNPASWTRALDARDSSGGLIAAVTDREILAAYRLLAREVGVFVELGSAASVAGLLQQAAAGRVPAGSTVVCTVTGHGLKDPEWAISTAPVPTTIANDPLAAARCLDLA, encoded by the coding sequence ATGTGGCGGGGTCTGATCGACGCGTACCGGGACCGGCTGCCGGTCACCGACGCCACCCCGGTCGTGACCCTGCACGAGGGGAACACCCCGCTGCTGCCCGCGCCGGTGCTCTCCGCCCGGCTCGGCTGCGACGTGTACCTGAAGGTGGAGGGCGCCAACCCGACCGGCTCGTTCAAGGACCGGGGCATGACGCTCGCGGTCTCCAAGGCGGTCGAGGCCGGCAACAAGGCGATCATCTGCGCCTCCACCGGCAACACCAGCGCCTCCGCGGCGGCGTACGCGGCCCGCGCCGGCCTGACCTGCGCGGTGCTCGTGCCGCAGGGCAAGATCGCGCTGGGCAAGCTGGCCCAGGCGCTCGTGCACGGGGCGAGGCTGCTCCAGGTCACCGGCAACTTCGACGACTGCCTGTCGCTGGCCGCCAAGCTCGCCCAGGACTACCCGGTCGCCCTGGTCAACTCGGTCAACATCGACCGGCTGCACGGTCAGAAGACGGCCGCGTTCGAGATCGTCGAGGCGTTGGGCGACGCCCCCGACATCCACTGCCTGCCGGTCGGCAACGCCGGCAACGTCTCCGCCTACTGGATGGGCTACTCGGAGGAGCAGCGGGACGGCAACGCCACCCGGGCCCCGAAGATGTACGGCTTCCAGGCGGCCGGCGCCGCCCCGATCGTCACCGGGCAGGTGGTCCGCGAGCCGTCCACGATCGCCACCGCCATCCGGATCGGCAACCCGGCGAGCTGGACGAGGGCGCTCGACGCCCGGGACTCCTCGGGCGGGCTGATCGCCGCCGTCACCGACCGGGAGATCCTGGCCGCGTACCGGCTGCTGGCCCGCGAGGTCGGGGTCTTCGTCGAGCTGGGCAGCGCGGCCAGCGTGGCCGGGCTGCTCCAGCAGGCCGCCGCCGGTCGGGTCCCGGCCGGCTCGACGGTGGTCTGCACGGTCACCGGCCACGGCCTGAAGGACCCGGAGTGGGCCATCTCCACCGCGCCCGTGCCCACCACCATCGCCAACGACCCCCTGGCCGCCGCCCGCTGCCTCGACCTCGCCTGA
- a CDS encoding helix-turn-helix domain-containing protein, whose amino-acid sequence MSQGNNDVTDGRESPACGAVDEPSAPGQAEACTVREVLDRVGGKWSVGILVAACQGPVRFTELERRVAGISRRMLTLTLRNLERDGLLHRRVHPTVPPKVEYTATPIALELHGSLVALTDWAERHRSAIAEARAAYDRAHGAADDALPHAPEG is encoded by the coding sequence GTGTCCCAGGGGAACAACGATGTCACCGACGGGCGGGAGTCCCCGGCGTGCGGGGCGGTCGACGAGCCCTCCGCCCCCGGTCAGGCCGAGGCGTGCACGGTCCGCGAGGTGCTCGACCGGGTGGGCGGCAAGTGGAGCGTCGGCATCCTCGTGGCCGCCTGCCAGGGCCCGGTGCGCTTCACGGAGCTGGAGCGCCGCGTGGCGGGGATCAGCCGCCGGATGCTCACCCTGACCCTGCGCAACCTGGAACGCGACGGGCTGCTGCACCGGAGGGTCCATCCGACCGTCCCGCCGAAGGTGGAGTACACCGCCACCCCGATCGCGCTGGAGCTCCACGGGTCGCTGGTGGCCCTGACGGACTGGGCGGAGCGGCACCGCAGCGCGATCGCCGAGGCCCGGGCCGCGTACGACCGGGCGCACGGCGCGGCCGACGACGCGCTCCCGCACGCCCCGGAGGGGTAA
- a CDS encoding isocitrate lyase/phosphoenolpyruvate mutase family protein produces MTDDIADRAATLRTLHRPGDPLILPNAWDAGSARLVAAAGFPAVATSSSAVAESLGHADGEATPPGEMFAAVARVARAVAVPVTADLERGYGLRPAELVERLLDAGAVGLNLEDSDPRTGRLVDAGAQADLLAEVRAAADAAGVPVVLNARIDVFLAAGGDPAARLPEAVRRATRYLAAGADCVYPILLADPAVLSELVAAVPGAVNALARPGAPTVSELAALGVARVSYGGGLYAAAHGHTQRLLDVVRAGGDPFAAVRPAASG; encoded by the coding sequence ATGACCGACGATATCGCCGACCGGGCGGCGACGCTGCGCACGCTGCACCGGCCCGGTGACCCGCTCATCCTGCCCAACGCCTGGGATGCTGGCTCTGCCCGCCTGGTCGCCGCCGCCGGCTTCCCGGCCGTGGCCACCAGCAGCAGCGCCGTGGCCGAATCGCTCGGCCACGCCGACGGCGAGGCCACCCCGCCCGGCGAGATGTTCGCCGCCGTGGCCCGCGTCGCCCGCGCCGTCGCCGTTCCCGTCACCGCCGACCTGGAGCGGGGGTACGGGCTGCGCCCCGCCGAGCTGGTGGAACGCCTGCTCGACGCCGGGGCGGTCGGGCTCAACCTGGAGGACTCCGACCCGCGTACCGGCCGGTTGGTCGACGCCGGGGCGCAGGCCGACCTGCTGGCCGAGGTCCGGGCGGCGGCCGACGCGGCCGGGGTGCCGGTGGTGCTCAACGCCCGGATCGACGTCTTCCTCGCCGCGGGCGGCGACCCCGCCGCCCGGCTCCCGGAGGCGGTCCGCCGGGCCACCCGCTACCTCGCCGCCGGCGCGGACTGCGTCTACCCGATCCTGCTCGCCGACCCGGCGGTCCTGTCCGAGCTGGTGGCGGCCGTGCCCGGGGCGGTGAACGCGCTCGCCCGCCCCGGCGCCCCGACGGTGTCGGAGCTGGCCGCGCTCGGGGTGGCCCGGGTCAGCTACGGCGGGGGCCTGTACGCCGCCGCCCACGGGCACACGCAGCGGCTGCTCGACGTCGTCCGGGCCGGCGGCGACCCGTTCGCCGCGGTTCGCCCCGCCGCGTCCGGTTGA